Within the Laspinema palackyanum D2c genome, the region TAAACGGCTTGAATCCCCGGGTTAGATTTTTTGTAGTGGAGAATGCTGGGAATATCTAGCCCTTTTTTGGCATAAATTCCCCCTTGCGAGTCGCTGACGGCAACCACTTTGTATCCCGCTTTAGCGAGGAGTTCGGCCACTACGGAACCGGCATTGCCAAATCCCTGAACGGCAACGGTGGTTTGATGGGGAAGTCGGTCAAATTTGGCCATGATGGCTTCAATGACATAATAGGCCCCGCTGCCGGTGGCGGTATCGCGACCTAAACTGCCGCCTAGGGTGACGGGTTTGCCGGTAACAACGCCGGGATTGAGGGAACGACTGATAATATTATATTGATCCATCATCCAGCCCATGATGGTGGGGTTAGTATAAACATCTGGGGCGGGTATATCGATATTCGGGCCAATAAAGTCGGCGATCGCATCAATATAACCCCGAGTTAATCGTTCTAATTCCAGTTTAGAAAGTTCTTTTGGATTGACGGTAACGCCGCCTTTTGCACCGCCAAAAGGTAAGTCGAGAACTGCACATTTAAAGGTCATCCAAAAGGCGAGGGATTTGACTTCATCCATTGAAACATTGGGATGATACCGGACGCCTCCTTTTCCCGGACCTCTTGTATCGTCGTAGCGCACCCGATAGCCTTGAAAAATCCGTAAGGAACCGTTATCCATTCGCACGGGAATGGAGACGTTTAAACTAGCTTTAGGATATTTAAGATATTCGAGGGCGTCTTCGGAAATCGAGACGTATTTCATGGCCCGTTCTAAGCGTTTGCTGGCATCGGCAAAGAGTGAATCGGACATTTTAGTGTTCTCCATATTGGCGATCGCGCTGGTCCTCAAACCCTGAATTACCCTAGGTTTCTACTCACCGAGGGAAATTCAAGTCCTGTGAATCTGACGATGAGCCTCTTGCAGGAGTCCAAAGAGACCCCCTTGAGGCGTTTTCAGTTATTGATAAGCCTAAAATATAAAATTATTAAAACCGATATTTTAGGCTTATACTGTAAAAATACAGGGCAGTTGGGTTTGTTCTCAACGCACTACTGTAGTTTATTATACAGTTTTTAGCAAAATTTTAGGATATTTAAACGGGGCGATTCCGGCCAATTTCAGGGATAATTCGTTGAGACCTGTATCGAACTCGTCGATCCCCATGAATATTTAGAATAAAAGTGCATTTAATGCCCGGAAAAAGAACATCCTTTAAAAGGCAGGTCTAGGTGGGGAGTAACCATGCAGAGGGAGAGAAAAGCCGAAAGGGCCAAAGGGGATGGCAGGCAGATCACCGCCTAAGCATTTAAACTAGGAACAGGGGATGCAGCAAAACCCCAGCAAGGTAGGATGCGATCGCAACCCACTTCGAGAGTTGCGGCGAAAACCGATCAACGATCGCCGAGGGTTCAAACTCCGATAGCTGGACTGGATGAGCGGAAACCATAAGATTCCAAGAGACTAAATTGCCAATATGATGATTCCACTCCTAGCGGCGCTATCGGCCTCAGCAGCAGGGGGTCTGCGGATTGCCCTACCGCTGCTGTTAATCGGTTTGTTAAATGCGGATGAATTATGGTCCCAAGTTCCCTTCCTGTCGCAGATTTCCCCCCAGGTGGCGATCGGGGTTCTGGTGAGTTGGTCCTTATTTGAACTATTCGCCTCGAAACAACCCTGGGGACAGCGCCTCCTCCAAAACGTGCAACTGCTGTTTAGTCCGTTTGTGGGAGCAATTATGGGGATGGCGATCGCCGCGGCGAGTTTTCGGGACGACAGTGATGCCCCCACCTTTATTGTGGCCTTGATTGGCGTTATCGGGGGATTATTGGCCCTAGTGCTCCAACTGGTCCAAGTCGGGTGGTTCTATCGCCTCGGGAAATTACCCCTTTGGGCGATTCTCGCTCAAGATGCTTTATGTGTTTGTCTCGTTCTCTTCGCCTTCGACTCACCGACAGAGGGCGGTATTATTGCCTTACTCCTATTGTGGTTAGCGATTCGTTCCTCCCAGGAGTGGTATCGGTGGTATATCCAGCAAGGTGCGCGGAAAAATCCGCGTCAGAATAAAACCGAACCGGATTAAAGTTCGGCCACCCGGGGACTCTGGGGAATCTCTATCCCTAATTAGGCCCTGCCGGTTACTGAGAAATCCCTCAGTCTCCGGCAGCAACTACAGCAATCCGATAAAATGTAACGGTCCATGACCGCTGATTAATTCAATTAATAGTCCCATAAACCCCAGCATTGCCAGTCGTCCATTCCAGACTTCCGCAGCGGTGGTCATTCCCCATTCCCAACGTTCTTGGGGATACATTTTGAAGTTTTTCTGAGGACGCATCACCTGATCCAGGGTCAAGGGTGGTGCATCGATCGCCTCTACGACTAAATTGGCTAAATCCTCGATAAATACCGGATGGGTATTCAACGCCGGGACGCGATGGAAATTTTCAATTCCCGCCTCTTCTGCCACTTCTCGATATTCCATATCGATTTCTTGGAGGGTTTCGATATGTTCCGAGACAAAGCTAATCGGCACCACCAGTAAATCGTTGACCCCTTCTGCTGCTAATTCGGCGATCGCATCTTCCGTATAGGGTTTGAGCCATTCCACCGGACCCACGCGACTTTGATAAGCGAGGGTATGACGATTGGGACGATTCAGGGTTTGTACAATCAGTCTTGTACATTCCTCAATCTCCTGCTGATAAGGGTCGCCTGCTTCTTCCACATAGCTGACTGGGACCCCATGAGCACTAAAGAAAATGTGCACTTGGTCGGGATTTTCAAACCCATCCAGTTCTCGGGCGATCAATTGCGCCATCGCTTGCAGATAACCGGGACGCTGATACCAGGAAGGGATAACCGTGTGTTCTTGGGGGGCCACAGAGGGGTCGTCGGACCAAATTTTTTCTAATAATCGGAAACTGGATCCGCTGGTGCTGATGGAAAATTGAGGATACAGAGGGAGAATGACTAATTGTTCGACGCCATCGCGCTTGATGCGGGCGATCGCCTCTTCCGTGAACGGATGCCAGTAGCGCATTCCGATGTACACCTGCACCTCCTGTCCTTTGTCCTGTAAACTTTGTTGCAGGGCGATCGCTTGCTCCTCGGTAATCCGACGCAAAGGCGAACCCCCGCCAATTTCCATATAATTGGCTTGGGATTTTTTATGCCGCAGGCTGGAAATCAGCCATGCTAGGGGTTTTTGCATCCACGGAAAAGGCAAGCGAATGATTTCCGGGTCAGCAAACAGGTTGTACAAAAAGGGTCGAACATCTTCAATTTGCTCCGGCCCACCTAAATTTAGTAACAGTACCCCTACACGGCCCATAGCAGTCACAGTTTCCTTAGTGTTTTCATTATTGTTTACTTATTTTAACAATAATACCGTTGATTAAGTCACAGTTTGAGTTAAATCGGCATTTTTATCCATTTTTATTCAAGGGGGTATCCGTGGCTACAATTTTAAGAGACTGGAGTTATCGCTATCAGTGGCTTTACGATGGCATCTCCCGCATCGCCGCCCTCAGCGTCGGAGGGGAATCTCGCTTTCGTCAGTTAGCCCTCCAAGGGCTCACCCTCCATCCTGAGAGCAAAATCCTAGATTTGTGCTGTGGGAGTGGTCAAGCCACCGCCTATCTCGTCCAATCTTCCCAGAACGTCACCGGCTTGGATGCCTCTCCCCTTTCCTTAAATCGGGCGCGAAACAATGTCCCCGAAGCCTCCTACATTGAAGCCTTCGCCGAAAATATGCCCATTGGCGACGGTGAATTTGACCTTGTGCATACCAGCGCCGCCCTGCACGAAATGGATCCCCAGCAATTGCGGCAAATTCTTCAGGAAGTGTATCGGGTCCTGAAGCCGGGAGGAACATTTGCGATCGTGGATTTTCATCCGCCCACCAATCCCCTATTTTGGCCTGGATTGGCTCTATTTTTCTGGCTCTTTGAAACCGAAACCGCTTGGCAATTACTCCAAACTAATTTACCCGAACTGTTGCAAGAAATTGGCTTTAAAGTTGATTCTCCCCGACTCTATGCCGGGGGCAGTTTGCAAGTGATTCATGCTCAGAAATCCGCAGTATAAGGACTAGAAACCGGGTTTCTGCGACAATTGTTGTCTCTTGCCCTAAATTTATGAAAGAAACCCGGTTTCTTTAACTTTGGGGACCAGAAACCGGGTTTCTGCGATAAGTGTTGTCTCTTGCCCTAAATTTATGAAAGAAACCCGGTTTCTTTAACTTTGGGGACCAGAAACCGGGTTTCTGCGATAAGTGTTGTCTCTTGCCCTAAATTTATGAAAGAAACCCGGTTTCTTTAACTCACGAAACACATAGCAATCGTTGCTTCGTTTGGCTTGTCGAAATTAGCGGCAAGGGTGGGCAAAGGCCCACCCGATTGACGTTACTGCAACCCTTCTTTTAACTGGGTTTTAGCCGTCTCTAATGCTTCTTTTAACTGGTTCGGGTCCCGTCCCCCCGCTTGCGCCAGGTTCGGGCGTCCCCCGCCACCGCCACCACAAATTTTGGCGATCGCACCAATAAATTTACCCGCTTGCAATCCTTTGGCATTCACTTCTTTGCTAAAGGCAGCCACTAAACTGACTTTATCAGAACTGGGAACTGAACCCAAAACAACCGCCCCATTTCCGAGTTTTTGGAGTAACCGTTCCGCCGCAGTTTTTAACGCATCTGCATCCACTTCGCCGAGATTGGCAACAATCAGTTTAAACTCACCAATAAATTCAGCATCTACAAGTAATTGCTCTGATTTAACAATGGCTAATTCGGATTTGAGGGAGTCTAATTGCTTTTGAGTGGCTTTTAATTCTCCTTGGATGCTATCGATCCGATCGCAAATTTCCTCGGGTTTCACCTTAAACCGATCGCTCAATTCCCGAACCACGCGATCACGCACTTCCAAATAGTCCAAAATCGCCGGTCCCGCCACCGCTTCAATTCGCCGGACCCCGGAGGCAACCCCCGATTCTGAAACAATCTTAAACGCGCCAATTTCAGAGGTATTACTCACATGAGTTCCCCCGCACAATTCCATTGAAACCCCGGGAAAATCAATCACTCGCACTTCGTCGGCATACTTCTCACCGAACATGGCGACTGCACCTTTTGCCCTCGCCTCCGTCAGTCCCATAATCTCAATTTGCGCTTGATGCGCTTCCGCAATCCAAGTATTCACCCGGTCCTCAACTTGTTTCAACTCCTCCGGAGTCAGGGAACGAGGACAATTGAAATCAAAGCGCAAACGGTCAAAATCAACCAGGGAACCCGCTTGAGAAATTCCCTCATCCACCAGCAATTTTAAGGCCGCTTGCAGCAAGTGAGTTGCGGTATGATTGGCTTGAGCGCGACGACGACAAGCGCGGTCAATTTGAGCGGTAATGCGATCGCCAACCGAGATGGTTCCGCGTTCAATCCGTCCGAAATGAACAAAGAAATCCGATTCCTTTTTCACCTCTTCAATGCGAACCAAGCTATCTTGACCCGAGAGAAATCCCCGATCGCCAATTTGTCCCCCGGATTCAGCATAGAAGGGCGTTTTATCTAAGACGATTTGAACGCGATCGCCAGAGGTTGCGGATTCGACAGAGTTCCCCCCCATCAAAATAACCGTTATTTCTGAGGTGGTCACAGGTTCAGAATAGCCTAAAAATTCCGTGGCGTTGATCTGTTGGGCGAGTTTATCTAAACTGCCTTGTACCGTCAGATCAATGGTTTCATGGGCCGCTTGCGATCGCACCCGTTGTTCTTCCATTGCTTCCTCAAACCCAGGCAATTCCACCGTCATTCCCCGTTCTTCCGCAATTTCTTGGGTCAGTTCTAGAGGGAAACCATAAGTATCATAGAGGATAAACGCATCCCGTCCCGGAATTTCTTTGGGGTTTTTCTCCATCAATTCTGCTAACAGTTTTTCACCCCGTTCTAGGGTTTCCAAAAACCTTGTTTCTTCCCGTTGGAGTTCCGCCTTCAGACTCGCCTCGCGATCGCGCAGATTGGGATAGGCCCCTTCTCCCAGGGCGATCGCCGCTTCTGCCACCTCGGGAGTAAACACACCTTCAATGCCAATTAATCGTCCATGACGCACCACCCGACGAATTAACCGACGCAGAATATACCCTCTGCCAATATTAGAGGCAGTAATTCCATCGGCAATCATCTGCACCACGGCGCGAGAATGGTCCCCAATCACTTTCAGAGAAACTTTGGTTTTTTCATCCGCCTTGGCGTAATCAATTCCCGCAATATCCGCCGCTTTTTTGACAATCGGGAAAATCAGGTCCGTTTCATAATTGTTGGGAACTTTTTGAAGGATTTGCGCCATCCGTTCTAACCCCAATCCCGTGTCAATATTCTTTTTCGCCAACGGGGTGAGATTGCCTTCCGCATCCCGGTTGTACTGCATGAACACCAGGTTATAGAATTCGATGAAGCGGGTATCGTCTTCTAAATCTAGGTTGTCATCCCCGAGTTCGGGATGAAAGTCATAATACAATTCCGAACAAGGACCACAGGGACCCGTGGGACCCGACGCCCAGAAATTATCCGCTTCATCCATCCGCTTAATCCGATGGGGAGGAATGCCGATTTTGTCCCGCCAGATATTGAACGCTTCGTCATCTTCGCGGAAGACACTGACAACAATGCGATCCGCAGGAAGTCCATAGACTTCGGTGGAGAGTTCCCAGGCAAAGGCGATCGCCTGTTCTTTGAAGTAATCCCCAAAGCTAAAATTGCCCAACATCTCAAAAAAGGTATGATGGCGGGCAGTGCGTCCCACATTTTCGATATCATTGGTGCGGATGCACTTTTGGGACGTGGTAGCGCGAGGGAATTCCGGAGTGCGTTGTCCGAGAAAAATGGGTTTAAACGGCAGCATCCCGGCGATGGTGAGTAAAACCGTAGGGTCTTCTGGGACTAAAGAGGCACTCGGCAGGATTTGATGACCCCTAGCGGCATAAAAATTGAGAAACTTGTCGCGGATTTGGTTACCGGAGAGGGATTCAGGAACAGCAGGCATGAGTTAGTTAACGACTTTCATTGAGTGAACAGGTACTCTATTGTTGCATTCGTTGAGAGGCGATCGCTACATCAGTGGATTGAAGAGGAGTTGTAGAGGGTTAGGGTCCCTGAATCCGGGGGACTGGGGAAGGGATCAGAGGCGATCGCACCGCATCACCTCCCCTTCTCCTGTCTCACGAGTCAGAACATCACTC harbors:
- the hemH gene encoding ferrochelatase; protein product: MGRVGVLLLNLGGPEQIEDVRPFLYNLFADPEIIRLPFPWMQKPLAWLISSLRHKKSQANYMEIGGGSPLRRITEEQAIALQQSLQDKGQEVQVYIGMRYWHPFTEEAIARIKRDGVEQLVILPLYPQFSISTSGSSFRLLEKIWSDDPSVAPQEHTVIPSWYQRPGYLQAMAQLIARELDGFENPDQVHIFFSAHGVPVSYVEEAGDPYQQEIEECTRLIVQTLNRPNRHTLAYQSRVGPVEWLKPYTEDAIAELAAEGVNDLLVVPISFVSEHIETLQEIDMEYREVAEEAGIENFHRVPALNTHPVFIEDLANLVVEAIDAPPLTLDQVMRPQKNFKMYPQERWEWGMTTAAEVWNGRLAMLGFMGLLIELISGHGPLHFIGLL
- the alaS gene encoding alanine--tRNA ligase; the encoded protein is MPAVPESLSGNQIRDKFLNFYAARGHQILPSASLVPEDPTVLLTIAGMLPFKPIFLGQRTPEFPRATTSQKCIRTNDIENVGRTARHHTFFEMLGNFSFGDYFKEQAIAFAWELSTEVYGLPADRIVVSVFREDDEAFNIWRDKIGIPPHRIKRMDEADNFWASGPTGPCGPCSELYYDFHPELGDDNLDLEDDTRFIEFYNLVFMQYNRDAEGNLTPLAKKNIDTGLGLERMAQILQKVPNNYETDLIFPIVKKAADIAGIDYAKADEKTKVSLKVIGDHSRAVVQMIADGITASNIGRGYILRRLIRRVVRHGRLIGIEGVFTPEVAEAAIALGEGAYPNLRDREASLKAELQREETRFLETLERGEKLLAELMEKNPKEIPGRDAFILYDTYGFPLELTQEIAEERGMTVELPGFEEAMEEQRVRSQAAHETIDLTVQGSLDKLAQQINATEFLGYSEPVTTSEITVILMGGNSVESATSGDRVQIVLDKTPFYAESGGQIGDRGFLSGQDSLVRIEEVKKESDFFVHFGRIERGTISVGDRITAQIDRACRRRAQANHTATHLLQAALKLLVDEGISQAGSLVDFDRLRFDFNCPRSLTPEELKQVEDRVNTWIAEAHQAQIEIMGLTEARAKGAVAMFGEKYADEVRVIDFPGVSMELCGGTHVSNTSEIGAFKIVSESGVASGVRRIEAVAGPAILDYLEVRDRVVRELSDRFKVKPEEICDRIDSIQGELKATQKQLDSLKSELAIVKSEQLLVDAEFIGEFKLIVANLGEVDADALKTAAERLLQKLGNGAVVLGSVPSSDKVSLVAAFSKEVNAKGLQAGKFIGAIAKICGGGGGGRPNLAQAGGRDPNQLKEALETAKTQLKEGLQ
- a CDS encoding DUF4126 domain-containing protein, which codes for MIPLLAALSASAAGGLRIALPLLLIGLLNADELWSQVPFLSQISPQVAIGVLVSWSLFELFASKQPWGQRLLQNVQLLFSPFVGAIMGMAIAAASFRDDSDAPTFIVALIGVIGGLLALVLQLVQVGWFYRLGKLPLWAILAQDALCVCLVLFAFDSPTEGGIIALLLLWLAIRSSQEWYRWYIQQGARKNPRQNKTEPD
- a CDS encoding class I SAM-dependent methyltransferase, which encodes MATILRDWSYRYQWLYDGISRIAALSVGGESRFRQLALQGLTLHPESKILDLCCGSGQATAYLVQSSQNVTGLDASPLSLNRARNNVPEASYIEAFAENMPIGDGEFDLVHTSAALHEMDPQQLRQILQEVYRVLKPGGTFAIVDFHPPTNPLFWPGLALFFWLFETETAWQLLQTNLPELLQEIGFKVDSPRLYAGGSLQVIHAQKSAV
- a CDS encoding Glu/Leu/Phe/Val family dehydrogenase, which translates into the protein MSDSLFADASKRLERAMKYVSISEDALEYLKYPKASLNVSIPVRMDNGSLRIFQGYRVRYDDTRGPGKGGVRYHPNVSMDEVKSLAFWMTFKCAVLDLPFGGAKGGVTVNPKELSKLELERLTRGYIDAIADFIGPNIDIPAPDVYTNPTIMGWMMDQYNIISRSLNPGVVTGKPVTLGGSLGRDTATGSGAYYVIEAIMAKFDRLPHQTTVAVQGFGNAGSVVAELLAKAGYKVVAVSDSQGGIYAKKGLDIPSILHYKKSNPGIQAVYCKDTVCNIVEHEIITNEQLLALEVDILIPAALENQITEANVQDIKAKYIFEVANGPISSGADRILEDRGIYVVPDILVNAGGVTVSYFEWLQNRSGLYWELEEVEERLQKRMRKETEKIWQIADEFSISMRTAAYVHGLNRLGEALSAKGTRDYYVKK